The genomic window TGGCCGGTGCGCCGGGAGACGATCACGCCCGCGACGCCGAGCGCGATGCCGATGCCGATCGTGAGCAGGGCGGCCCGGGTGTCGAGGGCGCCGGGCACCGCGAGCATGGCGAGCACGACGGCGAGGCCGAGCATCCACCCGCCCAAGCCCACCCAGAAGGCGCGCGCATCGTTCGTGCGCAGCGGCTCGGGTTCGGGCCGGCGCTCCTCCTGGCGCACCCAGAGGCGCATCGCGCTCAGCCGGCCATCGCGTCGAGCACGAAATCGATCGAGCGGGTGAGCAGCCGCACGTCGTCGGGCTCGATCGCCACGAAGGTGGCCACGCGCAGCTGGTTGCGGCCGAGCTTGCGGTACGGCTCGGTGTCGACGATGCCGTTCGCGCGCAGGGTCTTCGCCACCTGCGCCGCGTCGATCGACTCGTCGAGATCGATCGTGACGACGACGGGGGAGCGGTGGGCGGGGTCGGCGACGAAGGGGGTCGCGAGCGGGTGCGCCTCGGCCCAGTCGTAGAGGTGACCTGAGCTCTCGGCCGTGCGGGCGCCGGCCCAGGCGAGGCCGCCGGATTCGTTCATCCAGCGGGTCTGCTCGTCGAGCATGACGAGCGTCGCGAGCGCCGGCGTGTTGAGCGTCTGCTCGAGGCGGGAGTTGTCGATGGCGGCCGTGAGCGACAGGAACGGCGGGATGTACCGGTCGGAGGCGCCGATGCGCTGCGCCCGCTCGATCGCCGCCGGGCTCATGAGCGCGAGCCACAGGCCGCCGTCGCCCGCGAAGTTCTTCTGCGGGGCAAAGTAGTAGACGTCGGTCTCGGCGACGTCGAAATCGATGCCGCCCGCGGCGCTCGTCGCGTCCACGAGCGTCAGGGCCTCGGGGGATGCCCCCACGCGGGTCACCGGAGCGCTCACGCCCGTCGAGGTCTCGTTGTGGGGGTACGCGTACACGTCGACGCCGTCGACGGGCTCGAGCACGCCGCGCGTGCCGCCCGGCGTCGTCACCGCGTGCGGGGCCTCGAGCCACGGGGCGCTCGCCGAGGCGACGAACTTCGCGCCGAACTCGCCGAAGGCGAGGTGCGCGCTGCGGCGCTCGATGAGGCCGAAGGCCGCGATGTCCCAGAAGGCGGTCGATCCGCCGTTGCCGAGCACGACCTCGTAGCCCTCCGGCAGTCGGAAGAGCTCGGCGAGCCCGGTGCGCACGCTCTTCACGAGGTTCTTCACCGGGGCCTGGCGGTGCGAGGTGCCCAGCACGTCGCGCGCGGCGGCGAGGGCATCCAGCTGGGCGGGCCGCACCTTCGAGGGGCCGCAGCCGAAACGGCCGTCGAGCGGGAGCAGATCGCGGGGGATGACGATGTCGGCCATGGCCTCCATGCTACTGAGCGGGCGGCTGCGCACAGACCGCGTCGATTAGGCTGGAGGTCTGCCCGTCGGGGCGGGGCGATGCGACCGGGAGGCGATCAATGACGGATCTCGTCGACACCACCGAGATGTACCTGCGCACCATCCTCGATCTCGAGGAGGAGGGCATCGTGCCCCTCCGCGCCCGCATCTCCGAGCGCATCGGGCACTCCGGCCCGACCGTGTCGCAGACCGTCGCCCGCATGGAGCGCGACGGCCTCGTGCACGTCGACGGCGACCGGCACCTGCAGCTGTCGGAGACCGGCCGTCACAAGGCGGTCGGGGTCATGCGCAAGCACCGGCTCGCCGAGCGCCTGCTCGCCGACGTCATCGGCCTCGACTGGTCGCTCGTGCACGACGAGGCCTGCCGCTGGGAGCACGTGATGAGCGAGCAGGTCGAGCGCCGGCTGCTGACCCTTCTCGGCGACCCCACCGAGTCGCCCTACGGCAACCCCATCCCGGGGCTGGAGGAGATCGGCGGCCCCGTCGCCGAGTCTTTCCTCGACGGTGTGCTGCCGCTGCCGCACGCGCTCGCCGCCGGCACCCTGCACTGCACCATCCGGCGTCTCGCCGAGCCGGTGCAGTTCGACCCCGATCTGCTGCACCAGCTCCACGAGGCCGGTGTCATGCCCGGCGCGGAGGCGCGGATCCGGGCCGAGGCGAACGGCTACATATCGGTGGAGGTCGTGGGCCGTGCTGAGGGGATCGAACTGCCGACCGAGGTCGCGCAGCACATATACGTCGCCGACTGACGAATAGGCACACCATCTGGGGTCGGCCCGTCGCCTTGTAACCAGACCGTTATCTCGCTTACACTCGCCGGGTCCCCGCGGCCACCCAACCGGCAGGGGATCCTGCACGCGGCATCTCACGCCGCCCGTCCCGCGTGCAGACCGTGGACACCACGAAAGCGGACGGGCCGCCTGCGAGGAGCGGTGAGATGCGAAGAGGCCCAATCTCTTGATCCCAGCGAACCCGACCGGCGCGAGCGCCACCACTCCGGCGATCCGCCGCCCGTTCCGCGACACGTGGAGGGGAACCGCCCTCAACGTCTGCGTCATGACGGTCGCCACCGGCCTCGTCGCGACCCTGGCGCTGCCGGGCTACGCGATCGATCCGGTCGCCAACGCCGACGCTCTCGACGCCGCGACCGCGCAGGCGCAGGTGCGCGCCGCTGAGGCGCAGGAGGTCGACAACGAGGCGACGACCGCGCAGACGGTCGTGCGCGACGCCTTCACCGCGACGACGGTGGAGGAGCTCGAGGCCGCGCGCGCCGCCGAGGCCGCCGCCGCTGCGGCCGCCGCCGCCGCCGAACGTCGGGCGCAGCTCGCCGCCGCCCCCGCCGCTGCCGCGTACTCCGGCCCGACGGTCGGCGACTACATCGCCAACCCCGCCTACCCGACCTTCGATCTCGCGTCGATCGCGGCCGTGGGCCAGCAGTACATCGGCACGCCGTACCGCTTCGGTGGCGCCGACCCCTCGGGCTTCGACTGCTCGGGCTTCGTGCAGTTCGTCTACGCGCAGTTCGGCGTCGCGCTGCCCCATTCCGTCGTCGGCCAGGACGCCATGGGAACCCGCATCGCTCGTGAGGCCGCCGTTCCCGGCGACCTCGTGATCATGCCCGGGCACAACGGCATCTACATGGGCAACGGCATGATCATGGACGCCCCGAAGCCCGGCGCCTTCGTCAGCGTGCGCCCCATCTGGACCGACAACTACTGGATCGTGCGCATCGGCATCTGAGCCCTCGCTCGTGAACCTCTCGTGAATCGGCGCGTCCTCCCAGTGAGGAGCGCCGATTCATGGTCTACCCTGATGCCACTCGGTACCACCAAGAGGAACCCGGGAGAGGCCATGTGCGAGCAGCGCGACATCCAAACCGTGGATGCGCGCGTCCTGTTCCGCATACAGCCCAGCGTTCGCCGGATCGTGCCCTGTCACGTCCGCGACGAGATGAGCACTGCAGTCTGACTGCAGTGCTTTTTTTGTGCCCGCGCGAGCGGGGGCGCTGAACCCTCCCGCCGACGGCGGCACCGGCGAGTAGGACCGCCCGCAGGCCATGCGGGCCCGTTCACCCTGGAGGTTCCGCAGTGCGCACTCTCGTTCTCAACGCCGGCTACGAGCCGCTCGCCGTCGTGTCGTTCCGCCGGGCCCTGGTGCTCGTCATGAACGGCAAGGCCACCGTGCTGGTGCAGGATGTCGAGCACCCCGTGCTGGGCATCCACGATTCGTGGGAGCGCCCCAGCGTCATCGTCCTGCGCCGCTACGTGCGCCTGCCGCACAGCCGTCAGGTGCCGCTCACCCGTCGCGGCGTGCTGCGCCGCGACGGCAACCGCTGCGCCTACTGCGACGGCCACGCCTCGACGATCGACCACGTCATGCCC from Microcella daejeonensis includes these protein-coding regions:
- a CDS encoding C40 family peptidase, encoding MIPANPTGASATTPAIRRPFRDTWRGTALNVCVMTVATGLVATLALPGYAIDPVANADALDAATAQAQVRAAEAQEVDNEATTAQTVVRDAFTATTVEELEAARAAEAAAAAAAAAAERRAQLAAAPAAAAYSGPTVGDYIANPAYPTFDLASIAAVGQQYIGTPYRFGGADPSGFDCSGFVQFVYAQFGVALPHSVVGQDAMGTRIAREAAVPGDLVIMPGHNGIYMGNGMIMDAPKPGAFVSVRPIWTDNYWIVRIGI
- a CDS encoding metal-dependent transcriptional regulator codes for the protein MTDLVDTTEMYLRTILDLEEEGIVPLRARISERIGHSGPTVSQTVARMERDGLVHVDGDRHLQLSETGRHKAVGVMRKHRLAERLLADVIGLDWSLVHDEACRWEHVMSEQVERRLLTLLGDPTESPYGNPIPGLEEIGGPVAESFLDGVLPLPHALAAGTLHCTIRRLAEPVQFDPDLLHQLHEAGVMPGAEARIRAEANGYISVEVVGRAEGIELPTEVAQHIYVAD
- a CDS encoding HNH endonuclease, with product MRTLVLNAGYEPLAVVSFRRALVLVMNGKATVLVQDVEHPVLGIHDSWERPSVIVLRRYVRLPHSRQVPLTRRGVLRRDGNRCAYCDGHASTIDHVMPRSRGGRDSWENLVACCLRCNNIKSDRTPAEMGWRLRVQPRAPHGTAWLVRGIERPQPSWDEYLAPAAA
- the serC gene encoding phosphoserine transaminase, yielding MADIVIPRDLLPLDGRFGCGPSKVRPAQLDALAAARDVLGTSHRQAPVKNLVKSVRTGLAELFRLPEGYEVVLGNGGSTAFWDIAAFGLIERRSAHLAFGEFGAKFVASASAPWLEAPHAVTTPGGTRGVLEPVDGVDVYAYPHNETSTGVSAPVTRVGASPEALTLVDATSAAGGIDFDVAETDVYYFAPQKNFAGDGGLWLALMSPAAIERAQRIGASDRYIPPFLSLTAAIDNSRLEQTLNTPALATLVMLDEQTRWMNESGGLAWAGARTAESSGHLYDWAEAHPLATPFVADPAHRSPVVVTIDLDESIDAAQVAKTLRANGIVDTEPYRKLGRNQLRVATFVAIEPDDVRLLTRSIDFVLDAMAG